TTTTACATAGATCAAGAAATTTGCTTAAAGACTTGCTAATTAAGCATAATTATCAAGAGGAATTATTATGAAAAATTATGATGAATTAATAAATAAATTTTTGGATAATGAAATTGAATCAACAGAGTTAAATGAATTTGATAATTTAGTTAAAACCGATTCTAATTTTAAAATGAATTTTGTTACACACAAATTTGTTCATGAAAATTTATATGATATACCAATTCAAATTGCGCCGGAAAATATAACAGAAAGTATAATGAGTAAAATTTTTAATTCAATTAGCGTTAAGTATAAAAAGAGTTATTTTTTCAGAGGAATTGTTTCTCTATTTATTTTAATGTTGATAACAAGTCTATTTCTATTTTTCTTTTATGCGTTAAATATTCCTTTTGTACAAAATTCACTTTCAAATGTTAAAGAATCAAAGAATTTTATTCAGCCTTTTTTTACTATTTTGAATAAAGTTTTAACAAGCGAATTATTTAAAACAATCTCGGCATCAATTGGATTTATTATTTTACTTAGTTTTTATTTTTCTCTAAACTCATTCAAAGATTTTAAAAATAGAATGAAACAATTTTAGATGATTATTTTTTCTCCTATAATAAATTAGTTTGTCATTCCCGAACGTTTTAATCGGGAATCAAAATACTTAATTAAAAGATCCGATCTTTGAAAAAGATCTGATCTTTAAATAATTCCACATCCACATTTCTTATTTAAAAAAATCCCAAATCATTTTTAATTATCTTTACAAATAATTTTTTATAAAACTATGAAAATAAGATCCGGATTTGTAACAATAATCGGCAAACCAAATGTTGGTAAATCAACTTTGATGAATAAATTAATCGGAGAAGATTTATCAATAATTACAAGTAAGCCGCAGACTACGCGTAAAAGAATTTTAGGAATTTTGGATACAAAAGAATTTCAAATTGTTTTTTTAGATACTCCCGGAATTTTAGAGCCAAAATATTTACTTCAAGAAAAATTACTGGATTACGTTGATCATTCGGTTCAAGATGCCGATATTCTTGTGTTTCTATTGGATGCGCAAAATATAGATGTTGAAATTAAATCTTTCGAAAAAGAAAGTATTAAAAAATTTATTTCAAATAAGAAGCAGAAAAAAATTCTTGCAATAAACAAAATTGATTTATCAAATGAAGAAAAAGTAAAAAATTCAATTTTATATTTTGAGAATGAAAAATTGTTTGAAAATATAATTCCAATTTCTGCTATTGAGAATTACAATATTGGTTCATTGCTTTCAAAAATTGTGGAATATTTACCGGAACATCCAAAATATTTTCCGGAAGATCAATTAACGGATGAACCAGAAAAATTTTTTGTCGCCGAAAAAATAAGAGAAAAAGTTTTTGAATTATACAAGGATGAGATTCCATATTCGGTTGAAGTAGTAATAGATCAATTTTTAGAAAGAGAAAACCGAAAAGATTTTATTTCTGCTTCAATAATTGTTGAACGTGATTCCCAAAAACCGATTATTCTTGGCAAAAAAGGAACATCGATTAAAAAATTGGGTGAACTTTCCAGAAAATCTATTGAAGAATTTTTAATGCGAGAAGTTTTTTTGGAATTGTTTGTTAAGGTAAAACCAAATTGGCGAAAGGATGAAAACATGTTAAAGAATTTTGGTTATAGTAATTAAATAATCAATGGAACGCAGATAATTATGATCATTATGATTTATTATATGATTTATTATGATCTTAAAAAATCATAATGATCTTAAAAATCAACGTTCTATTTTTTTTATGAAATATGATATTACAAAAAAAATACAAATCTGAAGCAATTCTACTTTTAATAACATTACTTTGGGGAGCAAC
The nucleotide sequence above comes from Ignavibacteriota bacterium. Encoded proteins:
- the era gene encoding GTPase Era, with the protein product MKIRSGFVTIIGKPNVGKSTLMNKLIGEDLSIITSKPQTTRKRILGILDTKEFQIVFLDTPGILEPKYLLQEKLLDYVDHSVQDADILVFLLDAQNIDVEIKSFEKESIKKFISNKKQKKILAINKIDLSNEEKVKNSILYFENEKLFENIIPISAIENYNIGSLLSKIVEYLPEHPKYFPEDQLTDEPEKFFVAEKIREKVFELYKDEIPYSVEVVIDQFLERENRKDFISASIIVERDSQKPIILGKKGTSIKKLGELSRKSIEEFLMREVFLELFVKVKPNWRKDENMLKNFGYSN